Proteins from one Embleya scabrispora genomic window:
- a CDS encoding amino acid adenylation domain-containing protein, with translation MRHYPAQPTVTDADPSQDGPGVPESVRMPLLAAQAGIHYAQALAPDDPEYNTADRIEIRGPLDADLFARALRQVGTEAETLNLLVSIGPDGTPVQGVRSTADGRDDALHRIDVRTAADPEAAAEEWLRADLARPIDPTTGPLVTHALFRLADDRHWWYRRVHHIAVDAYALTLIGRRVAELYTGFATHAPTTPNPFGTLRELVAEEADYRASEAYDTDRAFWLEHLADRPRSVTLAGSRSPAPVPRSQPEPPSPASPILHRTLELDADRTTRLTEAATTVRATWAELLLAATAGYLHRVTGAREITLGLPLLNRRSVTALRTPAMAVNILPMRIAVQPRDTAPELLRRVVLELRAVRRHQRFRQEDLLRELGATGREQPLYGPMVNIKTFEGDLLFGDAVGRVHNLAAGPIDDLALGVVPTPAGGLRIDLDAHRDHYDPTSLAEHERGLLRYLDGLVTLLHETPALPIGRIDLLTPAEVHAATEGRAEPPVDAALPELFSRRAARTPDTIAVRAGADARTFAELDSAANRLAHELIAAGVAAEVPVAVALHRGADTAVALLAVLKAGGVCQFLDLGHPARRITDVLADTRPACLIGTAETLAALPAHRIRTLVLDRPDTRARLAAHPDRAPRPPRPGQTAYVIHTSGSTGRPKGVAVTHASLANLYAGHGTDHIAPAVERTGRERLRIGHSASFAFDASWDPVLWMVHGHELHLLDDATYRDPGALIAYVNEHRLDYLDVTPTYAEVLVADGLLDPDRHHPAILVVGGEGVPEPLWRRLAATPGSRPLNLYGPTETTVDAYFWGADGVGRPVRGSRAYVLDGALRPTPVGVTGELHIAGACLARGYLGRPDLTAERFVADPFGAAHGDPGARMYRTGDLARRRADGTLELLGRADEQVKIRGFRIEPGEIQAVLAAHPDVAQAVVIAREGAHGKRLLGYAVPVAGRSPAPESLRAHLADVLPDHMVPAAIQVLPALPRTANDKIDQRALPEPAPTAPGLREGPRGLHEEILCDLFAAVLALPERPDRNADFFELGGHSLLAARLAARARESFRSPIGLADVFRRPTPAGLAELARAGARPEPRPALAPVPRDTDRLPLSPAQQRLWFMYRLEGPSPTYNIPLVLTLTGPLDRAALDLALADLVHRHETLRTVHPAVEDTPYQHILSPDQARPTLHIAASAAELAAAVRHPFDLAVETPLRATLFTADRTTHTLVLLLHHIAGDGASTTPLARDLAAAYSARVAGRAPDLAPLPVCFSDHVAWQARLLGDPGDPTPLARRQLDFWRDTLAGLPDELALPTDRPRPRVASTAGDTVPFRLDATTHARLVEVARASGTSVFMAVQAAFAALLTRHGCGTDIPLGTPVAGRDDDATADLVGFFVNTLVLRTDTSGSPDFRTLLDRVRTATLAAYDHADLPFDRVVDELNPARSLARHPLFQVMIAWQSRPDAEFALGPLRARMVATPTGTAKFDLTLNVGEQPGLGLGGFLEFRTDLFDRTTALGLSRRLAALLSAAVAEPDTPIDRLPLLDDAERHRALVEWNVGPTATATSSTTLVARYERVAAEHPERIAAACEGLSLSYAELSSRANRLARLLVARDIGPGDIVALALPRSLDLVVGLLAVAKAGAAYLPLDPDYPADRLAYMLDDARPAALLTDTATASRLPAHELPRIHVDGREADAHPSFDLTQAQRKRPLRASDPAYVIYTSGSTGRPKGVPVTHHNVARLFTATDHWFGFGPDDVWTLFHSYAFDFSVWELWGALLFGGRLVVVPHEISRDPAAFLDLLAREKVTVLNQTPSAFHQAVAADRERPGRELALRYVVFGGEALEPARLADWYERHPDDAPRLVNMYGITETTVHVSYHPLDRASAAAGTASTIGVNIPDLRVYVLDRYLQPVPPGVTGEMYVAGEGLARGYLGRHALTAERFVADPHAARFGERGTRMYRSGDLARRRADGTLDYLGRADQQVKIRGFRVELGEIEAVLAAHPTVADAAVILREDTPGDKRLVGYVVAEPTAEPTAEPVLDPGVEPGTEPGAEPAARPAADGPALREHAAAALPVHMVPSAVVVLDRLPLTANGKLDRKALPRPEYTPTTATGRAPRGPREELLCALLAEVLGVPRVGVDDNFFDLGGHSLLAVRLAGRIKAALGVDIGIGTVFQAPTAAGLDAALEATDRTDALDVLLPLRPAAPGDRTPLFCVHPAGGLSWCYAGLIRHLPADVPIHGLQAQGVGAATAGEPLPATLEELAAHYVDRLREVDPSGPYRLLGWSTGGIIAHAMATRLQDLGLPVELLAILDAYPAEGFRELPVPDRAEALEALLTMGGYGPESLAGAPLELGPVIEVLRREGSPLAGLEPATIEALGDIYLNTNHLVRAFDHRVFRGDVLFFRATVDTIDDTLTPDTWTPYVSGRIDNTDVACSHKDMTLPGPIARIARVVADRLSALESKTDEQP, from the coding sequence CCACATCGCCGTGGACGCGTACGCACTCACCCTGATCGGCCGGCGCGTCGCCGAGTTGTACACCGGATTCGCCACCCATGCCCCGACCACCCCCAACCCCTTCGGCACCCTGCGCGAACTGGTCGCGGAGGAGGCCGACTACCGAGCCAGCGAAGCGTACGACACCGATCGCGCATTCTGGCTGGAACATCTCGCGGACCGACCCCGATCCGTGACCTTGGCCGGATCCCGATCCCCCGCGCCGGTCCCACGATCGCAGCCGGAACCCCCCTCCCCCGCTTCGCCGATCCTGCACCGCACCCTCGAACTCGACGCCGACCGCACCACCCGCCTCACCGAGGCCGCGACCACCGTCCGCGCCACCTGGGCCGAACTCCTGCTCGCCGCCACCGCCGGATACCTGCACCGCGTCACCGGGGCGCGGGAGATCACCCTCGGGCTGCCCCTGCTCAACCGGCGCAGCGTCACCGCCCTGCGCACCCCCGCGATGGCGGTCAACATCCTGCCGATGCGCATCGCGGTACAACCGCGCGACACCGCGCCCGAGTTGCTGCGCCGGGTCGTGCTGGAACTGCGCGCGGTGCGCCGCCACCAGCGCTTCCGCCAGGAGGACCTGCTGCGCGAGTTGGGCGCCACCGGTCGCGAACAGCCGCTCTACGGGCCGATGGTCAACATCAAGACCTTCGAGGGCGACCTGCTCTTCGGCGACGCGGTCGGCCGGGTGCACAACCTCGCCGCCGGACCGATCGACGACCTGGCCCTCGGCGTGGTGCCGACCCCCGCCGGCGGCCTGCGGATCGACCTGGACGCGCACCGCGACCACTACGACCCGACCTCCCTCGCCGAGCACGAACGCGGCCTGCTGCGCTACCTCGACGGCCTGGTCACACTGCTCCACGAGACGCCGGCGCTGCCGATCGGCCGGATCGACCTGCTCACCCCCGCCGAGGTGCACGCGGCGACCGAGGGCCGCGCCGAACCGCCGGTCGACGCCGCGCTCCCCGAGCTGTTCTCCCGCCGGGCCGCACGCACCCCCGACACGATCGCGGTCCGCGCCGGCGCCGACGCGCGTACGTTCGCCGAACTCGACTCGGCCGCCAACCGGCTCGCGCACGAGTTGATCGCGGCCGGCGTCGCCGCCGAGGTCCCGGTCGCCGTCGCCCTGCACCGCGGCGCGGACACCGCCGTCGCGCTGCTCGCGGTGCTCAAGGCGGGCGGCGTCTGCCAGTTCCTCGATCTGGGCCACCCCGCCCGGCGGATCACCGACGTGCTGGCGGACACCCGGCCCGCCTGCCTGATCGGCACCGCCGAGACCCTCGCGGCCCTGCCCGCGCACCGCATCCGCACCCTGGTCCTGGACCGGCCCGACACCCGCGCCCGGCTCGCCGCACACCCGGACCGGGCCCCGCGACCGCCGCGCCCCGGGCAGACCGCGTACGTGATCCACACCTCCGGCTCGACCGGCCGGCCCAAGGGCGTCGCGGTCACCCACGCCTCGCTCGCCAACCTGTACGCCGGGCACGGCACCGACCACATCGCGCCCGCCGTCGAACGCACCGGCCGGGAGCGGCTGCGGATCGGCCACAGCGCGTCGTTCGCGTTCGACGCGTCGTGGGACCCGGTCCTGTGGATGGTGCACGGCCACGAACTGCACCTGCTCGACGACGCCACCTACCGCGACCCCGGCGCGCTGATCGCCTACGTGAACGAACACCGCCTCGACTACCTCGACGTCACCCCCACCTACGCCGAAGTCCTGGTCGCGGACGGCCTGTTGGACCCCGATCGGCACCACCCGGCGATCCTGGTGGTGGGCGGCGAGGGTGTGCCCGAGCCGCTGTGGCGCCGCCTGGCGGCCACCCCCGGCAGCCGGCCGCTGAACCTGTACGGGCCGACCGAGACCACCGTCGACGCCTACTTCTGGGGCGCGGACGGCGTCGGCCGGCCCGTGCGCGGCTCGCGCGCCTACGTCCTGGACGGCGCGCTGCGACCGACCCCGGTCGGCGTCACCGGCGAACTGCACATCGCGGGCGCCTGCCTGGCCCGCGGCTACCTCGGCCGGCCAGACCTGACCGCGGAGCGCTTCGTCGCCGACCCGTTCGGCGCCGCGCACGGCGACCCGGGCGCCCGGATGTACCGCACCGGCGACCTCGCCCGCCGCCGCGCCGACGGCACCCTCGAACTGCTCGGGCGCGCCGACGAGCAGGTCAAGATCCGCGGCTTCCGGATCGAACCCGGCGAGATCCAGGCGGTGTTGGCCGCCCACCCCGACGTCGCCCAGGCCGTGGTGATCGCCCGCGAGGGCGCGCACGGCAAACGCCTGCTCGGCTACGCGGTGCCCGTCGCCGGCCGCTCCCCCGCGCCGGAGTCGCTGCGCGCGCACCTGGCCGACGTCCTGCCCGACCACATGGTGCCTGCGGCCATCCAGGTGCTGCCCGCGCTGCCGCGCACCGCCAACGACAAGATCGACCAGCGTGCGCTGCCGGAGCCCGCGCCGACCGCACCGGGGCTGCGCGAGGGCCCGCGCGGACTGCACGAGGAGATCCTGTGCGATCTGTTCGCGGCCGTGCTCGCGCTGCCCGAACGGCCCGACCGCAACGCCGACTTCTTCGAATTGGGCGGCCACTCGCTGCTCGCCGCCCGGTTGGCCGCCCGGGCCCGGGAGAGCTTCAGGTCCCCGATCGGCCTCGCCGACGTCTTCCGCCGGCCGACCCCGGCGGGCCTGGCCGAACTGGCGCGCGCCGGCGCCCGTCCCGAGCCGCGTCCCGCGCTCGCCCCCGTCCCGCGCGACACCGACCGGCTGCCGCTGTCCCCGGCCCAGCAGCGCCTGTGGTTCATGTACCGGCTCGAAGGGCCCAGCCCCACCTACAACATCCCGCTGGTGCTGACCCTGACCGGACCGCTGGACCGCGCCGCGCTGGACCTCGCGCTGGCCGACCTGGTGCACCGGCACGAGACGCTGCGCACGGTGCACCCGGCCGTCGAGGACACGCCGTACCAGCACATCCTGAGCCCCGATCAGGCCCGCCCCACCCTGCACATCGCGGCCTCCGCCGCCGAACTCGCCGCCGCCGTGCGCCACCCCTTCGACCTCGCCGTCGAAACCCCGCTGCGCGCGACGCTGTTCACCGCCGACCGCACCACCCACACCCTGGTCCTGCTGCTGCACCACATAGCCGGCGACGGCGCCTCCACCACGCCGCTCGCCCGCGACCTGGCCGCCGCCTACAGCGCACGCGTGGCCGGTCGCGCGCCCGACCTCGCACCGCTGCCGGTGTGCTTCTCGGACCATGTCGCGTGGCAGGCCCGGCTGCTCGGCGACCCCGGCGACCCCACCCCCCTCGCACGGCGGCAACTCGACTTCTGGCGCGACACGTTGGCCGGGCTGCCCGACGAACTGGCGCTGCCCACCGACCGGCCCCGCCCCCGGGTCGCCTCGACGGCGGGCGACACCGTGCCGTTCCGGCTCGACGCCACCACGCACGCCCGCCTGGTCGAGGTGGCCCGGGCGAGCGGGACGAGTGTGTTCATGGCCGTCCAGGCCGCGTTCGCCGCGCTGCTCACCCGGCACGGCTGCGGCACCGACATCCCGCTCGGCACCCCGGTCGCGGGCCGCGACGACGACGCCACCGCCGACCTGGTCGGGTTCTTCGTCAACACCCTGGTCCTGCGCACCGACACCTCCGGATCCCCCGACTTCCGCACCCTGCTCGACCGGGTCCGCACCGCCACGCTGGCCGCCTACGACCATGCCGACCTGCCCTTCGACCGGGTCGTCGACGAACTCAATCCGGCCCGATCGTTGGCCCGGCACCCGCTGTTCCAGGTGATGATCGCGTGGCAGTCGCGTCCCGACGCCGAGTTCGCGCTCGGCCCGCTGCGCGCGCGCATGGTGGCCACGCCCACCGGCACCGCGAAGTTCGATCTGACCCTGAACGTGGGCGAGCAACCCGGCCTGGGTCTGGGGGGTTTCCTGGAGTTCCGCACCGATTTGTTCGACCGGACCACCGCACTGGGCCTGTCCCGCCGACTCGCCGCGCTGCTCAGCGCCGCCGTCGCCGAACCCGACACCCCGATCGACCGACTGCCGCTGCTCGACGACGCCGAACGCCACCGCGCACTGGTCGAATGGAACGTCGGCCCCACCGCGACCGCCACCTCCTCGACCACCCTGGTCGCCCGCTACGAGCGCGTCGCGGCGGAGCACCCCGAGCGGATCGCCGCCGCCTGCGAGGGCCTGTCGCTGAGTTACGCCGAACTCTCCTCCCGGGCCAACCGCCTGGCCCGGCTCCTGGTGGCGCGCGACATCGGCCCCGGCGACATCGTCGCGCTCGCCCTGCCCCGCTCGCTGGACCTGGTGGTCGGGCTGCTCGCGGTGGCCAAGGCGGGCGCGGCCTACCTGCCGCTGGATCCCGACTACCCGGCCGACCGGCTGGCCTACATGCTCGACGACGCCCGTCCCGCCGCGCTGCTCACCGACACCGCGACCGCGTCCCGCCTGCCCGCCCACGAGTTGCCCCGGATCCACGTGGACGGCCGCGAGGCCGACGCCCACCCGAGCTTCGACCTGACCCAGGCCCAGCGCAAACGCCCGCTGCGCGCCTCGGACCCGGCCTACGTCATCTACACGTCCGGATCCACCGGCCGGCCCAAGGGTGTGCCGGTCACCCACCACAACGTGGCCCGCCTGTTCACCGCGACCGACCACTGGTTCGGTTTCGGCCCGGACGACGTGTGGACCCTGTTCCACTCCTACGCGTTCGACTTCTCCGTCTGGGAGTTGTGGGGCGCGCTGCTGTTCGGCGGCCGATTGGTCGTGGTGCCGCACGAGATCAGCCGGGATCCGGCCGCCTTCCTGGACCTGCTCGCCCGCGAAAAGGTCACCGTGCTCAACCAGACGCCGTCCGCGTTCCACCAGGCGGTGGCCGCCGACCGGGAGCGCCCCGGGCGCGAACTGGCGCTGCGCTACGTGGTGTTCGGCGGTGAGGCGTTGGAGCCGGCCCGACTCGCCGACTGGTACGAACGGCACCCCGACGACGCGCCGCGCCTGGTGAACATGTACGGGATCACCGAGACCACCGTGCATGTGTCCTACCATCCGCTGGACCGCGCCTCGGCCGCCGCCGGCACGGCGAGCACGATCGGGGTGAACATCCCCGACCTGCGCGTCTACGTCCTGGATCGGTACCTCCAGCCCGTGCCGCCCGGGGTGACGGGCGAGATGTACGTCGCGGGCGAGGGCCTGGCCCGGGGCTATCTGGGCCGGCACGCGCTCACCGCCGAGCGCTTCGTCGCCGACCCGCACGCGGCCAGGTTCGGCGAACGCGGCACCCGGATGTACCGCTCCGGCGACCTGGCCCGGCGCCGCGCGGACGGCACGCTCGACTACCTCGGGCGCGCCGACCAGCAGGTGAAGATTCGCGGCTTCCGGGTCGAACTGGGCGAGATCGAAGCGGTGTTGGCCGCGCACCCGACGGTCGCCGACGCGGCGGTGATCCTGCGCGAGGACACCCCGGGGGACAAGCGCCTGGTCGGCTACGTGGTCGCCGAACCCACCGCCGAACCCACCGCCGAACCGGTGCTCGATCCCGGAGTCGAACCCGGGACCGAACCCGGAGCCGAACCCGCCGCGCGGCCGGCCGCCGACGGACCCGCGCTGCGCGAACACGCCGCCGCGGCGCTGCCCGTGCACATGGTCCCGTCGGCCGTGGTCGTCCTCGACCGCCTGCCGCTGACCGCGAACGGCAAACTCGACCGCAAGGCGCTGCCCCGCCCGGAGTACACCCCGACCACCGCCACGGGGCGGGCGCCGCGCGGGCCGCGCGAGGAACTGCTCTGCGCGCTGCTCGCCGAGGTCCTGGGCGTGCCCCGCGTCGGCGTCGACGACAACTTCTTCGACCTGGGCGGCCATTCGCTGCTCGCGGTGCGCCTGGCCGGTCGGATCAAGGCCGCACTCGGCGTCGACATCGGCATCGGCACCGTCTTCCAGGCCCCCACCGCCGCGGGCCTGGACGCCGCCCTGGAGGCCACCGACCGCACCGACGCGCTGGACGTACTGCTGCCGCTGCGCCCGGCCGCTCCCGGCGATCGTACGCCGCTGTTCTGCGTGCATCCGGCGGGCGGGTTGTCGTGGTGCTACGCGGGCCTGATCCGGCATCTGCCGGCCGATGTGCCGATCCACGGCCTCCAGGCCCAGGGGGTCGGTGCGGCGACCGCCGGCGAGCCGCTGCCCGCCACGCTGGAGGAGTTGGCCGCGCACTACGTGGACCGCCTGCGCGAGGTGGACCCGAGCGGGCCGTACCGGCTCCTCGGCTGGTCCACCGGCGGGATCATCGCGCACGCGATGGCCACCCGGCTCCAGGACCTGGGCCTGCCGGTCGAGCTGCTCGCGATCCTGGACGCCTATCCGGCCGAGGGTTTTCGCGAACTGCCCGTCCCGGACCGGGCGGAGGCGCTGGAGGCGCTGCTCACGATGGGCGGCTACGGGCCGGAGAGCCTGGCCGGCGCGCCGCTCGAACTCGGCCCGGTGATCGAGGTGTTGCGCCGCGAGGGCAGTCCGCTGGCCGGTCTGGAACCGGCCACGATCGAGGCGCTGGGCGACATCTACCTGAACACCAATCACCTCGTCCGCGCCTTCGACCACCGGGTCTTCCGGGGCGACGTGCTCTTCTTCCGGGCCACCGTCGACACCATCGACGACACGCTGACCCCCGACACCTGGACCCCGTACGTGAGCGGTCGGATCGACAACACCGACGTGGCCTGCTCGCACAAGGACATGACCCTGCCCGGCCCGATCGCGCGCATCGCCCGCGTGGTCGCCGACCGCCTGAGCGCATTGGAGAGCAAGACCGATGAGCAGCCGTGA